One part of the Microlunatus elymi genome encodes these proteins:
- a CDS encoding general stress protein, with protein MSFSNQNFAKQPNSLFELEFPQSVGLYNTYEDAQKAVDYLADNKFEVQNLAIVGTGLKSVERVLGRRSWGTVIAGGVQSGITTGLLVGIVMMLFARPSSILALLVVALGIGILLGIGFQALGYAMSRGRRDFTSISHTVAAQYEVLCEHKLAAKAREMLQQMPGARAAYFQ; from the coding sequence ATGTCTTTCTCCAACCAGAACTTCGCCAAGCAGCCGAATTCGCTGTTCGAGCTCGAATTCCCGCAGTCGGTCGGCCTCTACAACACCTATGAGGACGCGCAGAAGGCGGTTGACTACCTGGCCGACAACAAGTTCGAGGTGCAGAATCTCGCCATCGTGGGTACCGGGCTGAAGTCGGTCGAGCGGGTGCTCGGTCGGCGCAGCTGGGGCACGGTGATCGCCGGCGGCGTGCAGTCCGGCATCACCACCGGCCTGCTGGTCGGCATCGTGATGATGTTGTTCGCCCGGCCCTCCAGCATCCTGGCGCTGCTGGTGGTGGCGCTGGGCATCGGCATCCTGCTGGGCATCGGCTTCCAGGCGCTCGGCTACGCGATGAGCCGCGGTCGGCGCGACTTCACCTCGATCTCGCACACCGTCGCCGCCCAGTACGAGGTGTTGTGCGAGCACAAGCTCGCGGCCAAGGCGCGGGAGATGCTGCAGCAGATGCCCGGCGCCCGGGCCGCGTACTTCCAGTGA
- a CDS encoding sensor histidine kinase, protein MVGRDPLVAAVLCALGYVELFVPARYGGDPVWPGPTAANVVLVAASTLPLAWRRRYPTAAPAGALLALGLGALLLGGAEATTSFLVFLVASFELAVQGRRSVLCASFVVLVGAVHELRDPHVQGVGDVVWGFGIMMAGWLAGWAVRTRQRRIGDLEDSAARASREHAEQVERATAAERAAIARELHDIVSHLVAVIVIQAQAGTRALPREPAVAAEVLATIESSGRAALGELRQLLGMLSGGDETASEPLASLSRLPELVERCRQAGLRVEVSGEPPTGLGLLTDATAYRVVQEALTNTIRHAPGAAVRVSVRAGDGRLVLEVADDGGGGGGGAAGTGRGLIGMRERIALVRGELEVGPHDRGWRMRAVLPLDEVAAQVGAGLP, encoded by the coding sequence GTGGTCGGCCGCGATCCTCTCGTCGCAGCCGTTCTGTGCGCGCTCGGCTACGTCGAGCTGTTCGTGCCCGCGCGGTACGGGGGCGATCCCGTCTGGCCCGGGCCGACGGCGGCCAACGTCGTACTCGTGGCCGCCTCGACGCTGCCCCTGGCGTGGCGGCGGCGGTATCCGACCGCCGCGCCCGCCGGCGCGCTGCTGGCGCTCGGCCTGGGCGCCCTGCTTCTCGGGGGTGCGGAGGCCACCACGTCGTTTCTGGTGTTCCTGGTGGCCTCGTTTGAGCTGGCGGTCCAGGGCCGCCGGTCTGTGCTGTGCGCGTCGTTCGTCGTGCTCGTGGGTGCCGTTCACGAGCTACGGGACCCGCACGTGCAGGGGGTCGGGGATGTCGTGTGGGGCTTCGGCATCATGATGGCCGGCTGGCTCGCCGGCTGGGCCGTGCGGACACGTCAGCGCCGCATCGGCGACCTGGAGGACAGCGCGGCGCGCGCGAGCCGGGAGCATGCCGAACAGGTCGAGCGGGCCACGGCAGCCGAGCGCGCCGCGATCGCCCGCGAGCTCCACGACATCGTGTCGCACCTGGTCGCGGTGATCGTCATCCAGGCGCAGGCCGGTACTCGCGCGCTGCCCCGCGAGCCGGCCGTCGCGGCCGAGGTCCTCGCCACGATCGAGTCGAGCGGCCGCGCCGCGCTTGGTGAGCTACGCCAGCTGCTCGGCATGCTGTCCGGTGGCGACGAGACGGCATCCGAGCCGCTCGCGTCGTTGAGCCGCCTGCCCGAGCTCGTCGAACGCTGCCGACAGGCGGGGCTGAGGGTCGAGGTGAGCGGGGAGCCGCCGACCGGCCTCGGGCTGCTGACCGACGCGACGGCGTACCGGGTCGTCCAGGAGGCGCTGACCAACACGATCCGGCACGCACCCGGGGCGGCGGTGCGGGTGTCGGTCCGGGCCGGTGACGGTCGCCTCGTCCTGGAGGTGGCGGACGACGGTGGCGGCGGTGGTGGCGGTGCCGCGGGCACCGGCCGCGGGCTCATCGGGATGCGCGAGCGGATCGCGCTGGTCCGCGGGGAGCTCGAGGTCGGCCCCCACGACCGCGGTTGGCGCATGCGGGCCGTCCTGCCGCTCGACGAGGTCGCCGCGCAGGTGGGGGCCGGGCTGCCGTGA
- a CDS encoding response regulator translates to MIRILLADDQRLVRTGFRLILESEPDLTVVAEAADGQQAIELARTTRPDVVLMDVRMPVLDGIAATAGLTGQPGGPRVLVLTTFDLDEHVYDALAAGASGFLLKDVKADQLVDAIRTVHAGDALLAPTVTRRLIGRLVAARPPRSGSTTRSELAARLTEREQEVLVLIARGLSNAEIARALVVSGATVKTHVGHVFAKLGVHARSQAVIAAYESGLVQPAEFDRT, encoded by the coding sequence GTGATCCGGATCCTGCTGGCCGACGACCAACGGCTCGTGCGGACCGGGTTCCGGCTCATCCTCGAGTCCGAGCCGGACCTGACCGTGGTCGCCGAGGCGGCCGACGGCCAGCAGGCCATCGAGCTCGCTCGGACGACCCGACCCGACGTCGTGCTAATGGACGTGCGCATGCCCGTGCTGGACGGCATCGCCGCGACCGCCGGGCTCACCGGCCAGCCCGGCGGGCCCCGCGTGCTCGTGCTCACGACGTTCGACCTGGACGAGCACGTGTACGACGCCCTCGCGGCGGGTGCGAGCGGGTTCCTGCTGAAGGACGTGAAGGCTGACCAACTCGTGGACGCGATCCGTACGGTCCACGCGGGCGACGCGCTCCTGGCACCGACGGTGACGCGCCGGCTCATCGGCCGGCTCGTCGCCGCCCGTCCGCCGCGCAGCGGCAGCACGACCAGGTCGGAGCTCGCCGCGCGGCTCACGGAGCGCGAGCAGGAGGTGCTCGTCCTCATCGCGCGCGGCCTGTCCAACGCCGAGATCGCGAGGGCGCTGGTGGTATCGGGGGCCACCGTGAAGACCCACGTCGGCCATGTGTTCGCGAAGCTGGGCGTGCACGCCCGGTCGCAGGCCGTCATCGCGGCCTACGAATCCGGCCTGGTCCAGCCTGCGGAGTTCGACCGGACGTGA
- a CDS encoding glucose-6-phosphate dehydrogenase codes for MQHKTLDPGPQQVATPTAFVLFGATGDLARRMVLPAFYDLFCRGLTPKEWVLIGNGRGDVAHEDFRDHVHKSLVEFGPGEDKIDQGQWAEFSKRLRFAGGGFDEDDPGSLLDVINEAAGGLGEERQFVHYLAIPPSAFGSIASGLAAHDLLQGSKVVFEKPYGESLESFGELDQLVHSLMDEDQVFRIDHFLGKEATQNLHMLRFGNAMINNNWSADAVAQVQIDAPETLDVAQRAAFYDATGAFKDMIVTHLFQVAAEVAMEPPASMAAEDLQTARESVLGQFRPLDSSEVVLGQFDGYTEIDKIADDSTTDTLAAVRLWVDTDRWRGVPFLLRSGKRMAGDHELVSLIMKEPKGPLGDLPDTAARLEISLKGKGGIGVALILKHPGPGLTVSEQRIDLSLADVDPGEGLDPYVALLHDVLIGDRSLFTSSDGLAHAWRVADSLLKNPPRPISYQPGSWGPEEATELTGGLGWVTQRNEQAG; via the coding sequence ATGCAACACAAGACCCTCGACCCGGGACCGCAGCAGGTTGCCACCCCGACCGCGTTCGTGCTCTTCGGCGCGACCGGTGATCTTGCCCGGCGGATGGTGCTACCGGCCTTCTACGACCTGTTCTGCCGTGGGCTGACCCCGAAGGAGTGGGTGCTGATCGGCAACGGTCGTGGCGACGTCGCGCACGAGGACTTCCGTGATCACGTGCACAAGTCGCTGGTCGAGTTCGGGCCCGGCGAGGACAAGATCGATCAAGGTCAGTGGGCCGAGTTCAGCAAGCGGCTGCGGTTCGCCGGCGGTGGCTTCGACGAGGACGATCCGGGCAGTCTGCTGGACGTGATCAACGAAGCGGCCGGCGGGCTCGGCGAGGAGCGGCAGTTCGTGCACTACCTGGCGATTCCGCCGTCCGCGTTCGGGTCGATCGCCTCCGGGCTGGCGGCCCACGATCTGTTGCAGGGCTCGAAAGTGGTCTTCGAGAAGCCGTACGGCGAATCGCTGGAGTCCTTCGGTGAGCTTGATCAACTGGTGCATTCGCTGATGGACGAGGATCAGGTCTTCCGGATCGATCACTTCCTCGGCAAGGAGGCCACCCAGAATCTGCACATGCTCCGCTTCGGCAACGCCATGATCAACAACAACTGGTCCGCCGACGCGGTGGCCCAGGTGCAGATCGACGCCCCGGAGACCCTGGACGTGGCGCAGCGGGCCGCCTTCTACGACGCCACCGGCGCCTTCAAGGACATGATCGTCACCCACCTCTTCCAGGTGGCTGCCGAGGTCGCGATGGAACCGCCGGCCAGCATGGCCGCCGAGGATCTGCAGACCGCCCGCGAGTCGGTGCTCGGCCAGTTCCGGCCGCTGGACAGTAGCGAGGTGGTGCTCGGTCAGTTCGACGGCTACACCGAGATCGACAAGATCGCCGACGACTCCACCACCGACACCCTGGCCGCGGTCCGGCTGTGGGTGGACACCGATCGTTGGCGCGGGGTGCCATTCCTGCTGCGCAGCGGCAAGCGGATGGCCGGCGACCACGAGCTGGTGTCGTTGATCATGAAAGAGCCGAAGGGCCCGCTGGGTGACCTGCCCGACACGGCCGCCCGGCTGGAGATCTCCCTGAAGGGCAAGGGCGGGATCGGCGTCGCGTTGATCTTGAAACATCCCGGCCCCGGCTTGACCGTCAGCGAGCAGCGGATCGACCTGAGCCTGGCCGACGTCGACCCGGGCGAGGGTCTGGATCCGTACGTGGCCCTGCTGCACGACGTGTTGATCGGCGACCGGTCGCTGTTCACCAGCTCCGACGGGCTGGCGCACGCCTGGCGGGTGGCCGATTCGCTGCTGAAGAATCCACCCCGGCCGATCAGCTACCAGCCGGGCAGTTGGGGTCCGGAGGAGGCGACCGAGCTGACCGGTGGATTGGGCTGGGTCACCCAGCGCAACGAACAGGCCGGTTGA
- a CDS encoding magnesium transporter MgtE N-terminal domain-containing protein, with translation MNGSSSSIFISRIRGLSILDDAGDTIGKLRDVLITERSLSRPPRVKGLVVELFARHRIFVPMARVRSIDAVQIITTGVVNTRRFARRESETLVAEDLFDQQVSRPSSPAPWVIFDVAMHQVRNRDWEISEVALRESTRSRRFGGAFGRRGQVAIVEWSDIAALLGSYGQATEQLLAEMEDMKPADVARELHDLSPTRRSDVASALDDQKLADALGELPEDEQVQLIQALDVERAAGVLEEMDADDAADLINELPDEMAEVLLAEMEPEEAKDLRRLLTYEEFTAGGMMTPEPVIVPPDATVADALALVRQEELSPALAAMIFVCRSPLETPTGRFVGAVHIQRLLREPPSELVSGLIDSDLEPLDDQADLHAVSRYFATYNLVNAPVVDKAGRLIGAVTVDDVLDHVLPEDWRGDQLDAMSSSADAGDNR, from the coding sequence GTGAACGGGTCCAGCTCGAGCATCTTCATCTCCCGGATCCGCGGGTTGTCGATCCTGGACGACGCCGGCGACACGATCGGCAAGCTGCGCGACGTGCTGATCACCGAGCGCAGTCTGAGCCGTCCGCCCCGGGTCAAGGGGCTGGTGGTCGAGTTGTTCGCGCGCCATCGGATCTTCGTCCCGATGGCACGGGTCCGCAGCATCGATGCGGTGCAGATCATCACCACCGGCGTGGTCAACACCCGTCGGTTCGCCCGCCGCGAGTCGGAGACCCTGGTGGCCGAGGATCTGTTCGATCAGCAGGTCAGCCGGCCGTCGAGCCCGGCCCCGTGGGTGATCTTCGACGTGGCGATGCACCAGGTTCGTAACCGGGATTGGGAAATCTCCGAAGTCGCACTGCGCGAGTCGACCAGATCGCGCCGCTTCGGCGGTGCGTTCGGCCGGCGCGGCCAGGTGGCGATCGTGGAGTGGTCCGACATCGCAGCCCTGCTCGGATCGTACGGACAGGCCACCGAGCAGTTGCTGGCCGAGATGGAAGACATGAAGCCGGCCGACGTGGCCCGCGAGCTGCATGACCTCTCCCCCACCCGGCGCTCCGATGTCGCCTCCGCGCTCGATGATCAAAAACTCGCCGACGCTCTCGGCGAGTTGCCCGAAGACGAACAGGTACAGCTGATCCAGGCTCTGGACGTCGAACGAGCGGCCGGAGTGCTGGAGGAGATGGACGCCGACGACGCGGCCGACTTGATCAACGAGCTGCCGGACGAGATGGCCGAGGTGCTGCTGGCCGAGATGGAGCCGGAGGAGGCCAAGGACCTGCGCCGGCTGCTCACCTACGAGGAGTTCACCGCAGGCGGCATGATGACGCCCGAACCGGTGATCGTGCCGCCGGACGCGACCGTTGCCGACGCGTTGGCACTGGTCCGGCAGGAGGAGCTCAGTCCGGCACTGGCGGCGATGATCTTCGTCTGCCGATCGCCGCTGGAGACGCCGACCGGACGCTTCGTCGGCGCGGTGCACATCCAGCGGTTGTTGCGAGAACCGCCGTCGGAGCTGGTCTCCGGACTGATCGATTCCGATCTCGAGCCGCTCGATGATCAAGCCGATCTGCACGCGGTCAGTCGCTACTTCGCGACCTACAACCTGGTGAACGCACCGGTGGTGGACAAGGCCGGCAGGTTGATCGGCGCGGTCACCGTGGACGACGTTCTTGATCATGTGCTGCCGGAGGACTGGCGTGGTGATCAACTCGACGCGATGAGCAGCTCCGCCGATGCTGGGGACAACCGCTGA
- a CDS encoding VOC family protein has product MAFSSFKDLVIDATDAARTAAFWADLLGLTAETAGAGPNAVLNGAVPEHTIWINQVPEPRTVKQRVHLDVHAAAVSDALRLGAVVDTEHPGWTVLRDPEGGEFCVFPRPPDQLPNYRLYEVVVDAADPAMISSWWAERFGVPAGHDESDPWFWLDGGQAGLPWDLIFNPVPEPKSVKNRVHWDVWGDTEDFLAAGATLLRARDDPESTDIPDSHKISWDVLADPEGNEFCVFAR; this is encoded by the coding sequence ATGGCTTTCAGCAGCTTTAAGGATCTGGTGATCGACGCCACCGACGCGGCCCGGACGGCGGCGTTCTGGGCCGACCTGCTCGGTCTGACGGCTGAGACGGCGGGCGCCGGTCCGAACGCCGTACTGAACGGTGCCGTGCCGGAGCACACGATCTGGATCAATCAGGTACCCGAACCGCGTACGGTCAAGCAGCGCGTGCACCTGGACGTTCACGCCGCCGCGGTCAGCGACGCGTTGCGGCTCGGCGCCGTCGTCGACACCGAGCATCCCGGTTGGACGGTGCTGCGCGATCCGGAGGGCGGCGAGTTCTGCGTGTTCCCGCGGCCGCCGGATCAACTCCCCAACTATCGGCTGTACGAGGTGGTGGTCGACGCCGCCGACCCGGCCATGATCAGCAGTTGGTGGGCCGAACGATTCGGCGTCCCTGCCGGGCACGACGAGAGCGATCCGTGGTTCTGGCTGGACGGCGGGCAGGCCGGGCTGCCCTGGGATCTGATCTTCAACCCGGTGCCGGAGCCGAAGTCGGTGAAGAACCGTGTGCATTGGGATGTCTGGGGTGACACCGAGGACTTCCTGGCTGCCGGCGCGACCCTGCTGCGGGCCCGAGACGACCCGGAATCCACCGACATCCCGGACAGCCACAAGATCAGCTGGGACGTGCTGGCCGATCCCGAAGGCAACGAATTCTGTGTGTTCGCGCGGTAG